CACCCTTCACGCTGCACCGTCTCTTCGATGTCGCGAATGAAAGGGAGTACTTCCGCGATGCGGTGGGTCGTCACGATCCGGCGCGGCGATGCGAACTCCAGCCACGTGCCGCTGGATCCATCGCGTACGACAACGCGCGCCGGAAAATTATCACTCTGCATATACGTGGGATCGCCTCTTGTGCCTGCCGCAGTCATCCGAAGAATATCCCCGTCGGGTCACGCTCGACCTCATCCAGGAGAGCCTCGAAACGCCGGGTTGGTTCGCACCCCTGATACCGGTGCCAGCGGTCGTTTCGGTCCGCACAGAACAGCGTCCATTCTCCGGTCTTGGCGGCATGGCGGAATTTTGCGATGGGCATATGCGTCCATTGCGTGGGATCGTTCCAGCGGACGCGGTCTTCATAGAGCACAACCTTGTCGTCATGGAAGTCATACGACAATCGCACCTGGTGCCGGGCGTGGGGAGGGATGCGTTTCTCGCAGAATGCCCGGAGCAAGGCATCCACCTGATGTTTCACTGTATCTGAGAGGGCCATCGTGTCATTCTCCGGAGAGATCGTCACTTCAGCGGGGTGAGCCGCGCGGCGGCCGCCGGCAGCAGGCGCACATCCACGGTGCTGGGGCCGCTCGACCGTCAATGTACGAACATCGAAGACCGGATCCCATACGCGCCATCCGCAATGAGGGTCAGCGTGTAGCACGTGTTTGCCGGGAGGAATGGGAACGTGAGGGACTTCGTCTTCTCCGATTGTTCGGCGTTGATACCGCCGATGTACCAGTCCTCTCCGTGGCGGCGGGCCATGATGAGGTCGCGGCCCGGGAAGCCGTCGAGCAGTTGCGTATCGTCCCATGCATTGGGAAGC
This genomic interval from Ignavibacteriota bacterium contains the following:
- a CDS encoding DUF3024 domain-containing protein, which produces MALSDTVKHQVDALLRAFCEKRIPPHARHQVRLSYDFHDDKVVLYEDRVRWNDPTQWTHMPIAKFRHAAKTGEWTLFCADRNDRWHRYQGCEPTRRFEALLDEVERDPTGIFFG